The proteins below are encoded in one region of Pongo pygmaeus isolate AG05252 chromosome 20, NHGRI_mPonPyg2-v2.0_pri, whole genome shotgun sequence:
- the LENG9 gene encoding leukocyte receptor cluster member 9, with the protein MSAAREPELPQEAPTTEPAPPPACRFFLEGRCRFGARCRQPHPGAPAPPGGEAQPEAGAKKPPLRTAADVIQRIRWDPRLDPADFSVGYVDRFLGVREEPFSAFCWDQPLAALGPGVLAVPQHRVRFFRFRGRLVWDRASRTDLVFGSGSAAGRGPTILDAPNTEGAHRAEDAEWTLAGTGQEAQAAPKRESTRPLCTGHQEPGVEEPGELEAAQERALGTAAVTEGALKPTAAARTTLLGGKEAQALGVPGGSAETEAKWGPGAWPEDKGARLSIAAPCQPRPTHFVALMVTETGLQAEVTKAQEYLVHVAPHCANFLVPTQNLHLTLALLRLAGAGEEAAAIGALRRALLAPGLNAPPRLSFRKLVLLGPHVLCAPPSPTLDGMAQVLSQRLEAEGLSTLQSPGQLHPHLTVAKVPHGSQVHLPKLEFTLSQEVGCQPLQTLWLCRIGRTGGPFQPLAEIPLE; encoded by the coding sequence ATGTCAGCGGCCAGAGAGCCGGAGTTGCCGCAGGAAGCCCCCACCACGGAACCCGCGCCCCCGCCGGCCTGCCGCTTTTTCCTGGAAGGCCGCTGCCGCTTCGGCGCCCGCTGCCGCCAGCCCCACCCTGGGGCGCCGGCGCCGCCTGGCGGCGAGGCGCAGCCGGAGGCCGGGGCCAAGAAGCCGCCGCTGCGCACAGCCGCGGACGTCATCCAGCGCATCCGCTGGGACCCGCGCCTCGACCCCGCCGACTTCTCGGTGGGCTACGTCGACCGCTTTCTGGGCGTGCGCGAGGAGCCCTTCAGCGCCTTTTGCTGGGACCAGCCGCTGGCGGCGCTCGGGCCGGGCGTGCTGGCAGTGCCCCAGCACCGCGTACGCTTCTTCCGCTTCCGCGGCCGCCTTGTGTGGGACCGCGCCTCGCGCACCGACCTCGTCTTTGGCTCTGGCTCGGCGGCGGGACGCGGGCCCACCATCCTGGACGCACCGAACACCGAGGGCGCCCACAGGGCGGAGGATGCCGAGTGGACACTGGCGGGGACAGGTCAGGAGGCCCAGGCTGCCCCCAAGCGAGAGAGCACAAGGCCGCTCTGCACAGGGCACCAGGAACCAGGCGTGGAGGAACCCGGAGAGCTGGAGGCGGCCCAGGAGAGGGCGCTGGGCACAGCTGCTGTGACTGAGGGGGCACTGAAGCCAACAGCAGCCGCCAGGACCACATTGCTGGGGGGCAAGGAAGCACAGGCCCTGGGAGTCCCGGGGGGCTCCGCTGAGACAGAAGCCAAGTGGGGTCCTGGGGCCTGGCCCGAGGACAAAGGGGCCCGCCTTAGTATTGCAGCGCCTTGCCAACCGCGCCCCACACATTTTGTGGCCCTCATGGTGACCGAGACTGGGCTACAAGCAGAAGTGACCAAGGCCCAGGAATACCTGGTCCACGTGGCCCCACACTGCGCCAACTTCCTAGTGCCCACCCAGAACCTACACCTGACCCTGGCCCTGCTGCGACTGGCAGGCGCTGGGGAGGAGGCGGCTGCCATCGGAGCTCTGAGACGGGCCCTCTTGGCCCCGGGGCTAAATGCACCCCCTCGGCTGAGCTTTAGGAAGCTGGTCCTCCTGGGCCCGCATGTGCTCTGTGCCCCACCCTCTCCCACACTGGATGGCATGGCACAAGTGCTGAGCCAGAGGCTGGAAGCCGAGGGGCTGAGTACGCTACAGTCTCCAGGGCAGCTGCACCCCCACCTCACCGTGGCCAAGGTGCCCCATGGTTCCCAGGTGCACctccccaagctggagttcacCCTCAGCCAGGAAGTGGGGTGCCAGCCCCTGCAGACACTCTGGCTGTGCCGTATAGGGAGGACAGGGGGGCCTTTCCAGCCCCTGGCTGAGATCCCCCTGGAGTGA
- the CDC42EP5 gene encoding cdc42 effector protein 5 encodes MPVLKQLGPAQPKKRPDRGALSISAPLGDFRHTLHVGRGGDAFGDTSFLSRHGGGPPPEPRAPPAGAPRSPPPPAVPQPAAPSPADPLLSFHLDLGPSMLDAVLGVMDAARPEAAAAKRDAEPRPGTQPPQARCRPNADLELDDVIGL; translated from the coding sequence ATGCCCGTGCTGAAGCAGCTGGGCCCCGCGCAGCCCAAGAAGCGGCCTGATCGCGGCGCCCTGTCCATCTCCGCGCCGCTCGGCGACTTCCGGCACACGCTGCACGTGGGGCGCGGCGGCGACGCCTTCGGGGACACCTCGTTCCTGAGCCGCCACGGCGGCGGGCCGCCCCCCGAGCCCCGGGCGCCCCCCGCGGGGGCCCCGCGCTCCCCGCCGCCGCCCGCCGTCCCGCAGCCCGCAGCGCCTTCGCCTGCCGACCCGCTGCTGTCCTTCCACCTGGATCTGGGGCCCTCCATGCTGGACGCGGTGCTGGGCGTCATGGACGCGGCGCGCCCGGAGGCGGCTGCCGCCAAGCGCGACGCGGAACCCCGCCCCGGGACGCAGCCCCCCCAGGCCCGCTGCCGCCCCAACGCGGACCTCGAGCTGGACGACGTCATCGGCCTCTAG